In the Drosophila teissieri strain GT53w unplaced genomic scaffold, Prin_Dtei_1.1 Segkk51_quiver_pilon_scaf, whole genome shotgun sequence genome, one interval contains:
- the LOC122625664 gene encoding LOW QUALITY PROTEIN: NADH dehydrogenase [ubiquinone] 1 beta subcomplex subunit 2, mitochondrial-like (The sequence of the model RefSeq protein was modified relative to this genomic sequence to represent the inferred CDS: inserted 1 base in 1 codon), which yields MSFALKLGSSIGYFHRTILARNIIQRKSHVVSYRNXPPPHSKATKIGAVTVGGAMWWWVIWHLWHEPDHITGEFDYPNSKKWSNTELGIPKDDL from the exons ATGAGTTTTGCTCTAAAATTGGGTTCTTCAATCGGATATTTTCACCGTACGATATTAGCTCGTAACATAATTCAAAGGAAAAGTCATGT TGTATCTTACCGTA GGCCCCCTCCCCATTCAAAGGCAACTAAAATTGGTGCTGTAACTGTTGGTGGAGCTATGTGGTGGTGGGTAATCTGGCACTTATGGCATGAACCTGACCACATAACG GGGGAATTCGATTATCCCAACTCAAAGAAATGGAGCAACACAGAGTTGGGTATTCCAAAGGATGACCTTTAA